Below is a window of Chryseobacterium arthrosphaerae DNA.
TTATCTTCCAGATACATCATGATCAAAGCTTTTTCCACATCTGACAATTCATAGATCGCTTTATACATCTTGCGGAGCTTATGTTCATCATCTTCGTAATCCTCATATTCCATTGTAAGGGATGAAAGATCAATATCCGTTACCTGCGCGCTCTGTTTCTTAGGTTTTCTGAATAAAGTAATTGCCGTATTCAATGCTACCCGATACATCCAGGTAGAAAACCTGGCCTCTCCTTTGAATCCTGGAAATGATTTCCACAACTGGATAGTAATTTCCTGGAAAAGGTCCTGATGGTCTTCAGGGTTATCTGTATATATTCTGCAGATTTTGTGGATAAGCCTTTGATTGGGCTTAAAAAATTCTACAAATGTTCTCTCCTGTTCTGTGCTCATATATTATAAGTGGGGAGATTTTATTTTCGTTACAGTATTTTTCAAAAAAAACGACATTTCATTACTGAAATGCCGTTCTAAAATTCTATGTAAGCTTATATTAATTCACTTTCTCCCAAACCTGGGTTCTGCCTAATAATGATAATCCCAGATATCCTCTTACGTTAAGCTTGTCTCCGCTTCTTGTAATGGTACATTTGTAGGTTTTACCCGTTTTAGGATCTGTAATATTACCACCGGTAAATTCATCGCCATCTTTCTTCAATCCCCTGATGATTTCAAGACCTACAAGCGGTTTCCCTTTTCTGTCATCTTTACAGGTTGTACAGTTGGGATCCGCAGGTTTTGTCAATAGCTGAGAAATCTTCCCATAATATTTACCGTCAGACTTCTTGAAGATTTCCACAATAGATTTGGCCTGTTTTGTCTCATCATCTATCGTTTTCCACTTTCCTTCAATCTGTGCAAAAGTAAGCACACTGAACAATGAAAGTGCAAATGTTAACATCAATTTTTTCATATTTCTTATCGTTTTAATTTTAATACAATATTCTTATCTATGTATTGATAAAAATATAAATTAATTTTCAACGAACAAAAACTTTTATTATACAAAGCATAAAGCAATGTATGACAACACTTTTGCTCTCTGTTCCTAGTACAGCTTCCTGTTGATCACCCTGTCCATATAATCCTGATACCATGCTTTTGCTGTCTGTTTCCCCTGTTCTACTTCCGGGGTTTTAAGTTGTCCTATCAGGTTTTTCTCCATACTGAGGTCAGATTGATCATATACCCCTATGATTTCTTTCCCGTCGAAACGGTAAATATAATTCCCGATCATGAACTGCTCTGTACTTCCGTCTGAATTGACTACGATAAAAGGATATTTTTTATCACTTACAAGGCTTCGTCCCCAGCTTCTGATGGGTTTATTGTAACCGATAAGGTCTGCTAATGTAGGATAAATATCTGCCTGCTGTGCGATTTCGGGATTGACTCCTTTAAGCTGGTAAGCAGGATTCGGGGAATAAAAAATCAATGGTACGGCATAGCGGTTCATTGCTCTTTCATATTCAGAATAATACACCTGGTTGGTATGATCTCCTGTAAAAACGAAGATTGTATTGTTGAACCAGGGCTGCTTTTTGGCAGTTTCAAAATATTTTTTGATGGCATAATCCGTATACTGTATCGGCTCATGCATTTCAATCTTTCCTTTTTTAAACTTCCCGTTATATTTTGCAGGAATTTTAAAAGGGTGATGTGATGAAGCGGTAAACACCGTCGTCATAAAAGGCTGCTTCTTTCCTACATTTTTTGCGAAATACTGAAGGAAAGGTTCATCCCAGATGGCCCACATCCCGTCAAAATCTTCGTCATGATTATATTCTGTCTTTCCGAAATAGTGTTTAAAGCCAAGGATATTACCAAACCCAAGGAATCCCATAGAACCATTAGGCGCACCGTGATAAAAAGAAGTATCATAACCCAGATCATTACAAACCGAAACGATAGACTGAATTTTCTGATTGGAATAAGGAGAACCGGTAAATGCATCCGTAAGACTCGGAATTCCTGCCAGTACGCTGCTCATTCCGTGAATTGACTGTCTTCCGTTGGCAAAAGTATTGGGAAAAATAAGACTCTGCCCTGCCAAACTGTCTATAAATGGGGTATAGGAAACATAATCTTTAATATTTTTATCCTTATTGAAAGCTCCGGAATATTCTCTTCCGAAAGATTCTACAATGAAAATAACAATATTCGGACGGTTTTCTACTTTGCGGTCATATACTTTATAAGGCTGTACATTTTCTGTGATATACTTTTCATCTACAAAATGAACTTCTTTAAAATTATTGGTATTTAAAGTACGGAAAAAGGAAAAAGTACTGTTCAACACCATATTTCCCTGCAGCGGATTGGTTACAAAACGGGTGGCATCTACCATATTGATAGGCCTCGTACTGTGTTTAAAATCACCACGGATTCCACCTACAACCAATACGGTCGTAATACATAAGGTAAGTACGGAGTAAAGAAAATAAGGTAGCAGGTTCGCCGGTTTTTCTTCTCTTATTTTAACTTTTTTGTACAGGAAAACCCATATTATCATCAACACCACATACCAGATCAGTACAAACGGATGCTGTCCTATTGAGATCATCAGGGTCTGGGAAACATTGGATTCATGCTCTGCTACCTGAAATACAGCCGATGTAAGCCTGGCCTGTGAGAATTTATAATAGATAAAATCTCCGAAATTCATGGCATAGGCTAATCCGTTGGTAATGAAATACACCCAGAAAAGAACCTTCTGATATCCTTTTTTTGTATTAATCACCAATGGTACAAGACTTAGCAGTATAAACAGTGAATTCACATACAGGATCGCTGTTGTATCGAAAGCCGTACCGTGATAAGCCAGCTTTATATATTCTGAAACAGAGTCAACTTTTATCAGGTCCTTATTGAAATACCAGAATAAAAGCCTCGCTATCTGATAAAAAACATATGCCAGAAAGATCCTGTACAGCAGTGCCAGAACTTCCTGTTTTCTAAATCCTTTTAAAAATTTCATGCGGCAAATTTACATCAAAATCACTTTAATATATTTTTTAGTTCGATTATTTCGAGTTAGAATTTTTAAAAACTGTAATTTTGTGGTTATGGATTTTATAAAGAATAATCTGGCCAATGCCCTGACCCTGGCTAATTTATTTGCAGGCTGTGTGGGTGCCATACATCTTATTTCGGGAGACTATCAGACTACGGCAATCTGCCTTATTCTCTCTTCAATTTTTGATTTTTTTGACGGTTTTGTAGCCAGAGCAGTAAAATCAAACTCCAATCTTGGGCTCCAGCTTGATTCTCTTGCGGATATGGTGAGCTTTGGGTTGATCCCGGGACTTACGATGTATAAAGCACTTGAGCCATTCGGAGCTGAACTTTTGGGCCTTCACCTGCCATTTGAGATCAAATATTTCGGATTGCTGGTGACGGTATTTTCCTGCCTGAGGCTTGCTATTTTTAACCTGGATGAAGAGCAGCGTTATTATTTCAAAGGGCTGAATACGCCTACCAATACCGTTTTGCTGTTCGGATTATATTATGCTTTTAAAGAAACCGGAACTTTCAGCTTTCTGTTTGGCAACGAGTTGCTGCTGGTGATCCTTACCATTCTTACCTCATGGCTTCTGATCAGCCCGATTAAAATGATGGCAATGAAGTTTAAATCCAAACAATTAAAAGATAACTATCCAAAAGTAGTCCTATTAGTGGGAGGTATCGCTATTCTTGCCATATTTCAGACTGTAGGAATTCCGATGCTTGTTATTTATTATATATTGGTATCGCTTATTTTCCAGGGGCAGTTGAAATAGATTCCCGGAAATTTTAAAGAGCAAAAAGCTCATTTTCAAATTAACACACTATCAAATTATTATTGATCAACATGAATTTAAAACTCCATAAACCCCTTTGTATTTTTGACCTTGAAACAACAGGAACAAATATCGGAAAAGACAGAATCGTTGAGATCTGTATCTTAAAAGTAAATCCTGACGCTTCCAGAGAAAGCAAAACGTGGCGTGTAAACCCTGAAATGCCGATCCCGAAAGAAAGCAGTGAAATTCACGGGATTTATGATGAGGATGTAAAAGACGCTCCTACTTTCAGAGAAATTGCACCTAAAGTAATGGAGATGATCTCCGGCACAGATCTGGGAGGTTTCAATTCCAACAGGTTTGACGTTCCTCTTTTAGCTGAAGAATTATTACGGGTAGGCATGGATTTTGACCTTAGCAAATTTAAACTGGTAGATGCGCAGACGATTTTTCATAAAAAAGAACCCAGAAATTTAGGGGCGGCATACCAGTTTTATTGTGGAAAAACATTGGAAAATGCACACTCCGCGGAAGCTGATGTGATGGCAACATTTGAAGTACTGGACGCACAGGTTGGCAAATATGATGATATCCCGAATGAAATTGCTCCGTTAAGCGAATTTACCTTTCATAATAAGCATGCAGATCTTGCAGGATTTATCGGCTATAACGAAAAACTCGAAGAAGTTTTCAATTTCGGAAAGTATAAGGGACAGTGTGTAAAAGTAATATTCCAGAAAGATCTGGGGTATTTCGGATGGCTTCAGAATGCGGATTTCCCTTTATACACCAAGAAAGTATTTACAAAAATTCAACTGTCAAGCAGGTTTTAAATATGGCTGAGCTGGTTCGTTTTAAATTTTATGAAACTGCCCTTGAAGCGAACAGGGACAAGCAGATATTGGCAGAGAACGGTATCAACAGCTTTATAGCCAATGAACAGCTGATTCAGTCGGACTGGCTGTTGTCACAGGCTGTAGGAGGAATTCAGCTTCAGGTCTTTGATGAGGACCTGGAAAAAGCCCGACAGGTTCTTCAGGACTATAAAGAGAATGAACACTACGCATTGGAAGTGGAACACACCATTGAAGATCCTGAGTTTGATTTTGTTTGTCCGAACTGTGGTTCCAATCACATTTACAGAGACGACAGGGCAACCAGTTTCTTTGGCATTTCATTTCTCACCAGCCATAAGTTCATCTGCTATTATTGCGGGAATGAATTCACGCATTAAAAGGAAAATATGGTCGGAAAATTAAAAAAGGCAGGAAGAATTGTACTCGTCGTTGTTTTAGGATTTCTTGTTTTCACAGCAGGTAAATTCTTTCTGGTATGGGACAGTGTGGAAGTTGATCCTGGTTTGATTCAAAAACCTCTTTTTAAAACGTTTGATAAGCAGAAGCAGGCAACCTTATGGGGCGAAGACAGTGAAGAGGATATCAAAACCAATGATTTTAAAACCAAATCAGACACCATTACCCCTGAATATTACAGCTGTTATATCAATAAGAAACCAATACTGAAAGTCATATTTTCTGTGGGAGATGGCTTCAGCGGCGGCGGTTATCAAATAGATATTTTACAGAACAGGTATAAGATTTCTCCTTATTCTTATACTGACAACATCAGACCGCTTGACTTTCTGGATACCGGAGAAAGCTACAAAATTCTGGAAAGTAAGCTTATTCTTGATCAAGAAACGTATAAAAAAGGAGACCGTATTTTTGGTTATTGTGAACTTAAAGTTCAGCGGGGATATGGCCCTCAGAAATATATAGCCGAAGGAAAAGGATATTTTAAAGGTATAGTCAATTAATCAATAAAGTTATGAAGATCATTTGCATAGGAAGAAATTACAGCGAGCACGCAAAAGAGTTAGGAAATGAAGTTCCTGAAAACCCTGTTATCTTTATGAAACCTGATACAGCGGTTTTAAAGGGAAATGATTTTTATATTCCTGAGTTTTCAAATGACATCCACTATGAACTTGAGGTGGTGCTGAAAATTTCAAAAGGAGGAAAATATATACAGAAAGAAACAGCGCATAAGCATTATGAAGAAATTGGCCTGGGAATAGATTTTACAGCAAGAGACCTTCAGACAGCGCTGAAATCAAAAGGGCTGCCATGGGAACTGGCAAAAGGGTTTGACGGATCTGCCGTAGTAAGCAGCTTCTTTAAGAAAGAAGATTTCAGTCTTGAAAATCTTTCATTTTCTTTGTTAAAAAATAAAGAACAGGTCCAGAACGGCAATACAAAAGACATGCTGTTCCATTTTGACGACATCATTGCTTTTGCTTCCCAGTATTTTACATTAAGGGTAGGTGACCTTATTTTTACGGGAACGCCTAAAGGAGTTGGAAAGGTAGACGAAAATGATGTTCTTGAGGCTTATCTTGAAGAAGAAAAAATCCTTGACATCCGAATATTATAAGTATTTAACATAAAAGTCTGGCAAATTTTTCCTATCTTTAGGATAACAAAATGAAAGGTTATGATAAATATTGTATTACCCGTAGATTTTGGGGACAAGACGGACCAACTGGTGGACGGTGCCATAAAATTTGCAAAACAGCTTAACGGAAGAATTTACCTGATCCATGTAGCCCCTTCAGATATTGGCTTTGCCATCGGTGATATGGGATTTCAGTATTTTCCGGAAGTGGAAGCCAATGAAATCAGGGAAGAACTGGTTCAGCTTAATAAAATTGAGCAAAGGATCATTGCCCATGATATCGATTGCGAGCATCTCTTAAAACAGGGAATTGCCAAAGATATCATTCTTGAGCATGCTACAGCAAAAAATGCAGACTATATTGTGATGGGCTCACATGGAAGAAGCGGAATTTATGATGTATTTGTAGGAAGCCTTACCAAAGGAATTACAAAAAGTTCTAAAATTCCTGTACTGGTACTTCCCATCCACGACTAAACAAAGAAAAATTTTAATCGTTAGTAATAAAAAAACCGATCAAATAAATCATTTGATCGGTTTTTTACTATATAACCAATTAATTAACCTTCTTTTTTATAGATATTCGGATCATAGTAAGGATGCTTACCTTCCGTTGGAGAATAATAGTCTTTATCTTTGTCGCCACCAAGGGTTACAACCAGTACATAGCACCAATAAGTGAATAGTACACAGCAAACTATAAACAGAATCCAGTTTAAAACATTACCGAAAGCATCAAAGAAACCGAAAGACCATTTGAAAACTTTGCTTAAGAATAGAAAGAAAGACGTCATTATTTTCCTTTTTTAAATTAACTTTGTACAAATTTATAAAAAATGTTTAAATTACTTTCAAAAGAAAGCAATATTTTTTCAATTCCTGTTTATATTGGTTTTCTTCTTTTAGTAGTCATAATATTTAACATACTGAATTTCAATACTTACGAAGCTATTATTGCCGGAATTACTTTTCTGGGAATTGCTTTGGGATATTTTTGTTTTCACAGTATCGCGCTTAATTATCAGACCCATCTGCCCTTATTTTTATATACCTTTTTTATTTTCGGATTGTACCCGGGAAGTTTAGATATAGGAATAGCGGTTTCGCTGCTTACCAATTCATTTTTGATCCTTCTTCTGACCAGTGCAGATGAAGATATCAGAAAAAAATCCTATGTATTGGTAGGGGCTATTGTAGCCTTGAATTTTATCTTTCTTCCTACCACATGGCCTATGGCCGTTTTTGTGATTATTCACGTAATTGCTACCTCTGCCAGAATAACGCTGAACCTGTTCAGGTTCCTGCTGGGAATTATCCTGATTACCCTCAGTTATTTCTCTGTCATGTATTTTGTAGAGTTCACATCATGGAATATTGATTATTTTCCTTTTGGGAAGATGAAACCGGTAACGGATTATACAGATCTGTTTCCTTTGATTCCTGTAGTACTGATGCTGATTTATGCCGTATATGACCATTTTCAAAATTATAATAAGAAAAGCCCTATAAGCAGATATAAATATACTTTTCTGCTGGTATTTTCCCTGGCACAGCTTATTACGATCATCCTGTATATGAATATGAGCTATGAATATCTTTTGCTGCTGGCATTTCCTTCAAGCATTATTCTAAGCAGAATGTTGAGATTTTTACCCAAATACTGGATGCAGGAAGCCTGTTTATGGTTGATTATTATTAGCCTGCTGACCTTTAAGGCAGGTACAGTTTTTGATTTATTTTAAAAAATTATGATTCAGATAGACGATAAATTGATTTCTGAGGAAATTTTTTCCGAAGAATTTGTTTGCAACCTTACGAAATGTAAAGGTGCATGTTGTGTGGAAGGTGACGTAGGGGCTCCCCTGGATAAGAGCGAGCTGGAAATATTGGACGGTATTTTTGACAAAATAAAACCCTACCTTACTCCGGAAGGGGTAAAAGCCCTTGAAGAGCAGGGCACATGGACTACCGATCCACACGACGGAATGTATGTTACTCCTATGGTGGAGAACCGTGAATGCGCTTATGTAACGTTTGATGAAAAAGGAATTACCAAATGTGGTATTGAAAAAGCCTATGAAGATGGTGCCGTAGACTGGCAGAAACCTATCTCATGCCACCTCTACCCCATCCGTGTTACAGAATACTCAGCATTTACCGCATTGAATTATCATGAGTGGAATGTATGCAGTGACGCATGTACTCTTGGAAAAGAACTGCAGGTCCCTGTTTATAAATTCTTAAAAACTCCATTGATAAGAAAGTATGGTGAAGATTTCTACACCGTTCTGAGCGAAGCCGCTGATGAATGGAAAAAAGAATATGGTTCTTAACCTGTAGGATTTTGAACTTGATAACAATAAAAACCGCATTATGTATATGCGGTTTTTATTTTGGGTATATTTACC
It encodes the following:
- a CDS encoding RNA polymerase sigma factor — encoded protein: MSTEQERTFVEFFKPNQRLIHKICRIYTDNPEDHQDLFQEITIQLWKSFPGFKGEARFSTWMYRVALNTAITLFRKPKKQSAQVTDIDLSSLTMEYEDYEDDEHKLRKMYKAIYELSDVEKALIMMYLEDKPYKEIGEILGITEGNARVKMNRAKNNLKNKISTP
- a CDS encoding DUF2147 domain-containing protein produces the protein MKKLMLTFALSLFSVLTFAQIEGKWKTIDDETKQAKSIVEIFKKSDGKYYGKISQLLTKPADPNCTTCKDDRKGKPLVGLEIIRGLKKDGDEFTGGNITDPKTGKTYKCTITRSGDKLNVRGYLGLSLLGRTQVWEKVN
- a CDS encoding LTA synthase family protein — encoded protein: MKFLKGFRKQEVLALLYRIFLAYVFYQIARLLFWYFNKDLIKVDSVSEYIKLAYHGTAFDTTAILYVNSLFILLSLVPLVINTKKGYQKVLFWVYFITNGLAYAMNFGDFIYYKFSQARLTSAVFQVAEHESNVSQTLMISIGQHPFVLIWYVVLMIIWVFLYKKVKIREEKPANLLPYFLYSVLTLCITTVLVVGGIRGDFKHSTRPINMVDATRFVTNPLQGNMVLNSTFSFFRTLNTNNFKEVHFVDEKYITENVQPYKVYDRKVENRPNIVIFIVESFGREYSGAFNKDKNIKDYVSYTPFIDSLAGQSLIFPNTFANGRQSIHGMSSVLAGIPSLTDAFTGSPYSNQKIQSIVSVCNDLGYDTSFYHGAPNGSMGFLGFGNILGFKHYFGKTEYNHDEDFDGMWAIWDEPFLQYFAKNVGKKQPFMTTVFTASSHHPFKIPAKYNGKFKKGKIEMHEPIQYTDYAIKKYFETAKKQPWFNNTIFVFTGDHTNQVYYSEYERAMNRYAVPLIFYSPNPAYQLKGVNPEIAQQADIYPTLADLIGYNKPIRSWGRSLVSDKKYPFIVVNSDGSTEQFMIGNYIYRFDGKEIIGVYDQSDLSMEKNLIGQLKTPEVEQGKQTAKAWYQDYMDRVINRKLY
- a CDS encoding CDP-alcohol phosphatidyltransferase family protein, which translates into the protein MDFIKNNLANALTLANLFAGCVGAIHLISGDYQTTAICLILSSIFDFFDGFVARAVKSNSNLGLQLDSLADMVSFGLIPGLTMYKALEPFGAELLGLHLPFEIKYFGLLVTVFSCLRLAIFNLDEEQRYYFKGLNTPTNTVLLFGLYYAFKETGTFSFLFGNELLLVILTILTSWLLISPIKMMAMKFKSKQLKDNYPKVVLLVGGIAILAIFQTVGIPMLVIYYILVSLIFQGQLK
- a CDS encoding 3'-5' exonuclease, which encodes MNLKLHKPLCIFDLETTGTNIGKDRIVEICILKVNPDASRESKTWRVNPEMPIPKESSEIHGIYDEDVKDAPTFREIAPKVMEMISGTDLGGFNSNRFDVPLLAEELLRVGMDFDLSKFKLVDAQTIFHKKEPRNLGAAYQFYCGKTLENAHSAEADVMATFEVLDAQVGKYDDIPNEIAPLSEFTFHNKHADLAGFIGYNEKLEEVFNFGKYKGQCVKVIFQKDLGYFGWLQNADFPLYTKKVFTKIQLSSRF
- a CDS encoding putative signal transducing protein produces the protein MAELVRFKFYETALEANRDKQILAENGINSFIANEQLIQSDWLLSQAVGGIQLQVFDEDLEKARQVLQDYKENEHYALEVEHTIEDPEFDFVCPNCGSNHIYRDDRATSFFGISFLTSHKFICYYCGNEFTH
- a CDS encoding fumarylacetoacetate hydrolase family protein is translated as MKIICIGRNYSEHAKELGNEVPENPVIFMKPDTAVLKGNDFYIPEFSNDIHYELEVVLKISKGGKYIQKETAHKHYEEIGLGIDFTARDLQTALKSKGLPWELAKGFDGSAVVSSFFKKEDFSLENLSFSLLKNKEQVQNGNTKDMLFHFDDIIAFASQYFTLRVGDLIFTGTPKGVGKVDENDVLEAYLEEEKILDIRIL
- a CDS encoding universal stress protein is translated as MINIVLPVDFGDKTDQLVDGAIKFAKQLNGRIYLIHVAPSDIGFAIGDMGFQYFPEVEANEIREELVQLNKIEQRIIAHDIDCEHLLKQGIAKDIILEHATAKNADYIVMGSHGRSGIYDVFVGSLTKGITKSSKIPVLVLPIHD
- a CDS encoding DUF6341 family protein; this encodes MTSFFLFLSKVFKWSFGFFDAFGNVLNWILFIVCCVLFTYWCYVLVVTLGGDKDKDYYSPTEGKHPYYDPNIYKKEG
- a CDS encoding DUF6427 family protein translates to MFKLLSKESNIFSIPVYIGFLLLVVIIFNILNFNTYEAIIAGITFLGIALGYFCFHSIALNYQTHLPLFLYTFFIFGLYPGSLDIGIAVSLLTNSFLILLLTSADEDIRKKSYVLVGAIVALNFIFLPTTWPMAVFVIIHVIATSARITLNLFRFLLGIILITLSYFSVMYFVEFTSWNIDYFPFGKMKPVTDYTDLFPLIPVVLMLIYAVYDHFQNYNKKSPISRYKYTFLLVFSLAQLITIILYMNMSYEYLLLLAFPSSIILSRMLRFLPKYWMQEACLWLIIISLLTFKAGTVFDLF
- a CDS encoding DUF3109 family protein, which codes for MIQIDDKLISEEIFSEEFVCNLTKCKGACCVEGDVGAPLDKSELEILDGIFDKIKPYLTPEGVKALEEQGTWTTDPHDGMYVTPMVENRECAYVTFDEKGITKCGIEKAYEDGAVDWQKPISCHLYPIRVTEYSAFTALNYHEWNVCSDACTLGKELQVPVYKFLKTPLIRKYGEDFYTVLSEAADEWKKEYGS